The following are from one region of the Fusarium keratoplasticum isolate Fu6.1 chromosome 4, whole genome shotgun sequence genome:
- a CDS encoding putative general amino acid permease (putative general amino acid permease [Fusarium proliferatum]), whose translation MTASLKKDTGDDNVSTFAGDHVPTTVLQTRRGLTPRHVQLMTIAGGIGVGLFVGVGGVLSKAGPLPLLIGYLIYGLGFIWPTCVNIAEMLAWLPIRGSIYELAARFVDPALGFAMGWTYFYAGAMLVCTEYSAVATVMQYWNTDINPAVWIAMAMVVCFFLNMVAVRWYGEAEFVMGSTKILLLIGLILATFFTMVGANPTGEAYGFRNWKNGDMAHPYYTEGATGIFLSICISVRYAVFTIGGPDIISLAAGEIQNPRKTIPRVAKMIAARILLFYIVGILAVGILCNSRDSRLLGAIESGEAGAAASPWVLGLLNLGIKGFLPGLINFLILLSGWSCGNAYLYSSSRTLYSLAQDGRAPKLFLKCTKSGVPWVCVTAVTIISLLSFLVASNSAGEVFSWFVDLTTVALVINATAMSWVFLGWCRALKAQGIVRQGENHFKKSLFRRSVAQPVPGIVFPYTVPCASWSPYLSILLGTLTTIFIGFDTFKPWSTKGFITSYFGLAWFTFMFLFWKIFKGTRMANATTVDIYADGQKQAIDEECRFWEEGLGQESDREALKKKNIFARAWARFWGA comes from the exons ATGACCGCCTCGCTCAAAAAGGATACCGGCGATGACAACGTTTCGACTTTCGCCGGGGACCACGTCCCTACCACTGTGCTACAAACTCGTCGCGGCTTGACCCCACGTCACGTTCAGCTGATGACCATCGCCGGTGGCATCGGCGTCGGCCTCTTCGTCGGCGTCGGTGGAGTTCTATCCAAGGCTGGCCCGCTCCCACTGCTCATAGGTTATCTGATTTACGGCCTCGGATTCATCTGGCCAACCTGTGTCAACATTGCCGAGATGCTGGCGTGGCTTCCAATCCGTGGCTCCATCTACGAACTCGCCGCTCGTTTCGTCGACCCCGCCTTGGGCTTTGCCATGGGCTGGACCTACTTTTACGCCGGTGCCATGTTGGTGTGCACCGAGTACTCTGCCGTGGCTACCGTCATGCAGTATTGGAACACCGACATCAACCCAGCTGTGTGGATCGCCATGGCTATGGTGGTATGCTTCTTTCTGAACATGGTTGCAGTCAG GTGGTATGGAGAAGCCGAGTTCGTCATGGGCTCTACCAAGATCCTTCTGCTGATCGGCTTGATCCTGGCGACCTTTTTCACCATGGTCGGAGCAAATCCCACGGGTGAGGCCTATGGGTTTCGCAACTGGAAGAACGGCGACATGGCGCATCCTTACTACACTGAGGGTGCTACTGGTATCTTTTTGAGCATCTGTATATCGGTCAGGTACGCCGTCTTTACCATTGGAGGTCCCGATATCATCTCCCTGGCAGCTGGCGAGATCCAGAACCCGCGAAAGACGATTCCCCGCGTTGCCAAGATGATTGCCGCCCGTATTCTGTTGTTCTACATTGTGGGAATCCTCGCCGTGGGTATCCTGTGCAACTCGCGCGACTCGCGACTCCTGGGCGCGATCGAATCCGGCGAGGCTGGTGCAGCGGCATCTCCCTGGGTTCTAGGTCTTTTGAACCTCGGCATCAAGGGCTTCTTGCCCGGCCTCATCAACTttctcatccttctctcCGGCTGGTCTTGTGGCAACGCCTATCTGTACTCTTCCAGCCGAACCCTCTACTCACTTGCCCAGGACGGACGGGCACCCAAGCTCTTCTTGAAGTGTACAAAGAGTGGCGTGCCATGGGTCTGTGTCACAGCtgtcaccatcatctcgctGTTGTCTTTCCTCGTCGCATCCAATAGCGCAGGAGAGGTCTTCTCTTGGTTCGTGGACCTTACCACCGTCGCCCTTGTCATCAATGCCACAGCCATGTCGTGGGTTTTCCTCGGCTGGTGCCGCGCTCTCAAGGCACAGGGGATTGTTCGTCAGGGTGAGAACCACTTCAAAAAGTCGCTCTTCAGACGATCCGTGGCACAGCCAGTGCCAGGCATTGTGTTCCCCTATACCGTCCCCTGCGCATCTTGGTCGCCATATTTGTCCATCCTTCTTGGTACCCTGACCACCATCTTTATCGGTTTCGACACCTTCAAGCCATGGTCGACAAAGGGGTTCATTACTAGTTACTTTGGTCTGGCGTGGTTCACCTTCATGTTCTTGTTCTGGAAGATTTTCAAGGGTACCCGTATGGCAAACGCCACTACTGTCGATATCTATGCCGACGGGCAGAAGCAGGCCATTGATGAGGAATGTCGGTTCTGGGAGGAGGGGCTTGGCCAAGAGAGTGATAGGGAGGctttgaagaagaagaatatCTTTGCCCGAGCTTGGGCGAGGTTTTGGGGAGCCTAA